A section of the Pedobacter sp. HDW13 genome encodes:
- a CDS encoding FeoA family protein translates to MKLSHLKVGEKGTIVAFTDLDMSVKLMEMGCLPGEVVEVERFAPLGDPMAIRVAGYQLCLRKSEADVVIIQ, encoded by the coding sequence ATGAAACTGTCGCACCTAAAAGTTGGAGAAAAAGGAACAATTGTAGCTTTTACAGATTTAGATATGTCTGTAAAGTTAATGGAGATGGGCTGCTTGCCGGGCGAGGTTGTAGAGGTTGAACGTTTTGCCCCTCTTGGCGATCCAATGGCCATTCGTGTTGCTGGTTATCAGCTTTGTTTGCGTAAAAGCGAAGCTGATGTGGTAATCATTCAATAA